One window of the Sphaerochaeta associata genome contains the following:
- a CDS encoding ABC transporter substrate-binding protein produces MKMRRILAILVTLLLVTNVWAGGNAEAPSTAQDAGPKEIVLRVGIDADPGTLAPFVKSGSGFATISYTLYEYLGELSEVGGVLEGYIMKEYKEVAPLVYEVTIYDYVHDTAGNHINADDVIFSIAKMKEMGGSGNMRYIDSFEKVSDYTIRLKLNSNFVGGLNKVIASCRIVSKKAFEASKDGMATTPIGTTGYELEKYVPGSVVRFRKTNNHWQKDASKLATLQAANPDVIEYKIIKESAQMAIALETKTIDLAVNMSNIDAQRFMDNKAYTVFQNASNITNQMYLNLDTDSVFYNNLPLRMAVLRSIDKQGLVKGAVSGYGAPLKDFGSNQFPDFNPKWENEDYNDYDPVKAKALLAEAGYKPNELTLRIMTDNTPIRNKVAQMIQGYLMATGIKATILQYDQALFNNYKIDTKDKYEWDIMLDNTGASDYLVSMYRAKFDSRQYSNGTTNGVKDETLQKYVDRANALDGHSTTDVDNLHYYMKEQAYAMGLFSHITFMVGRDGIETLTYDAKCYPAPANTEFNAKY; encoded by the coding sequence ATGAAAATGAGGAGAATTTTAGCAATCTTGGTAACATTGTTGCTCGTGACCAATGTGTGGGCAGGAGGAAATGCAGAAGCGCCCTCTACCGCACAGGATGCCGGTCCCAAGGAGATTGTGCTAAGAGTTGGAATTGATGCAGATCCGGGAACATTGGCTCCCTTTGTGAAGAGTGGTTCTGGTTTTGCAACTATTTCCTACACATTATACGAATACTTGGGAGAGCTCTCTGAGGTAGGAGGTGTTTTGGAAGGTTACATTATGAAAGAGTATAAAGAGGTCGCTCCTCTGGTATACGAAGTAACCATCTATGACTACGTACATGATACTGCCGGTAATCATATTAATGCCGACGATGTAATTTTCAGCATCGCAAAAATGAAGGAAATGGGTGGAAGCGGGAATATGCGTTACATCGATTCCTTTGAAAAAGTCAGTGATTACACCATCCGTCTGAAGCTTAATTCAAACTTCGTAGGCGGCCTGAATAAGGTTATTGCCTCTTGTAGAATTGTTTCCAAGAAGGCTTTTGAAGCCAGCAAGGATGGAATGGCTACCACACCAATCGGGACTACCGGTTATGAATTGGAGAAGTATGTTCCTGGTTCTGTAGTAAGATTTAGAAAAACAAATAATCATTGGCAAAAAGATGCTTCAAAACTGGCTACGTTGCAGGCAGCAAATCCTGATGTGATTGAGTACAAGATCATCAAAGAATCCGCCCAGATGGCCATAGCTCTTGAGACTAAAACAATTGATTTGGCCGTCAATATGTCAAATATCGATGCCCAACGATTCATGGATAATAAGGCTTATACGGTATTCCAAAATGCATCAAACATCACCAATCAGATGTATTTAAACCTTGATACCGACTCTGTATTCTACAATAACCTTCCTCTCAGAATGGCTGTTCTTCGCTCGATCGATAAGCAGGGGCTGGTAAAGGGAGCTGTTAGTGGATATGGTGCGCCTTTGAAGGATTTTGGTAGTAATCAATTCCCGGATTTCAACCCAAAATGGGAGAATGAAGACTACAATGACTATGATCCTGTAAAGGCTAAAGCACTGCTTGCTGAAGCTGGGTATAAGCCGAACGAGCTGACTCTGCGTATAATGACTGACAATACTCCCATAAGGAATAAAGTTGCTCAAATGATCCAAGGATATTTGATGGCAACCGGCATCAAAGCAACCATTCTTCAGTACGACCAAGCATTATTCAACAACTATAAGATTGATACCAAAGACAAATATGAATGGGATATCATGCTGGATAATACAGGAGCTTCAGATTATCTGGTCTCCATGTACCGCGCAAAGTTTGATTCCCGCCAATATTCGAATGGTACGACCAATGGTGTTAAAGATGAAACGTTGCAGAAGTATGTAGACCGTGCTAACGCCCTCGATGGACATTCAACCACTGACGTCGACAACCTTCATTATTACATGAAAGAGCAAGCATATGCTATGGGCCTGTTCTCTCATATAACATTCATGGTTGGTCGTGATGGGATAGAGACGCTCACCTATGATGCAAAATGCTATCCAGCACCTGCAAATACAGAATTCAATGCCAAATATTGA
- a CDS encoding ABC transporter ATP-binding protein encodes MQTHDKAYLSVRDLIVDYTSDGAVIHAVNNVSFDLYRGKTLGLVGETGAGKTTIAKALMRILPDISAKIISGKVMLEGTNLFELDEEEMRQIRGERISMVFQDPMTALNPVMKVGDQIAEVVSLHSKVSYEEALQVAIKMLETVGIPAERHIEYPHQFSGGMKQRVVIAMALACNPDVLLADEPTTALDVTIQAQVLRMINKLKNEKETSMILITHDLGVVAQVCDYVAVIYAGEIIEYGSKEEIFRKPSHPYTLGLFGAIPKLNEDVSRLANIKGLPPDPSNLPYGCKFHPRCSYATPECSEQSISLLPIQGNHLCRCINIGKMSKKEHTNGTSC; translated from the coding sequence ATGCAAACACATGATAAGGCTTATCTGTCTGTTCGTGATTTAATAGTGGACTATACCTCCGATGGAGCTGTCATCCACGCAGTAAACAACGTTTCATTCGATTTGTATCGAGGAAAGACGCTTGGATTGGTTGGAGAGACTGGTGCGGGAAAAACCACTATTGCAAAAGCACTTATGCGAATACTCCCTGATATTTCTGCAAAAATCATATCAGGAAAGGTCATGTTGGAAGGAACAAACTTGTTTGAATTGGATGAGGAGGAAATGAGGCAGATACGAGGAGAACGTATCAGTATGGTTTTCCAAGATCCAATGACAGCATTGAATCCTGTTATGAAAGTTGGTGATCAAATTGCAGAAGTAGTCTCCCTTCACAGTAAAGTATCCTATGAGGAGGCGCTCCAAGTCGCGATTAAAATGTTGGAAACTGTAGGAATCCCAGCAGAACGACATATTGAGTATCCCCATCAGTTTTCAGGCGGAATGAAGCAACGTGTCGTGATTGCAATGGCCCTTGCCTGTAACCCAGATGTCCTCTTGGCAGATGAACCAACTACTGCTTTGGATGTAACCATCCAAGCCCAAGTTTTACGAATGATCAACAAACTGAAAAATGAAAAAGAGACATCCATGATTCTTATCACTCATGATCTGGGTGTTGTTGCACAAGTTTGCGATTACGTTGCCGTGATATATGCCGGGGAGATTATTGAGTATGGGTCGAAGGAAGAGATTTTCAGAAAGCCTTCACATCCCTATACGCTTGGGCTATTCGGTGCCATCCCAAAACTGAATGAGGATGTATCCAGGCTAGCAAATATCAAAGGGCTACCACCCGATCCCTCAAACCTTCCTTATGGATGTAAATTCCATCCTCGCTGCTCTTATGCCACTCCAGAGTGCAGCGAGCAGTCAATCTCACTGCTACCCATCCAGGGGAACCATCTTTGCCGATGTATCAATATCGGAAAAATGAGTAAAAAGGAGCACACAAATGGCACCAGTTGTTGA
- a CDS encoding MBL fold metallo-hydrolase has translation MLTDLHPMVQFKPNTWEIDEFDCASIFLLEGKEKAMLIDCGMGIGDLRSVVRKITRKPLVVVITHGHIDHTGNARQFEEIWIHPKDAGHPIPQDIERRRDDTRLIAARQKNMYPYDLYVDIREPGPDEPMPIIHHLYDGQKFDLGGRVITAYECPGHSVGQMMFLDEQSRSLFCGDALNYNLGMRATSIEVAVQSLERIRDLGSYYDGIYNGHHDFRALGKPLGDDCLPTAIEICHDLLEGTATPIMVPSFWGPERPGRLMVQKGKNYIAFDPDNIHEKK, from the coding sequence GTGTTAACTGATTTACACCCAATGGTTCAATTCAAGCCTAATACTTGGGAAATTGATGAATTCGATTGTGCAAGTATTTTTCTGCTTGAGGGGAAAGAGAAGGCAATGCTCATAGACTGCGGAATGGGTATAGGAGATCTGCGTAGCGTCGTTCGAAAGATTACGCGAAAACCATTGGTAGTTGTCATTACCCATGGACATATCGACCATACAGGAAACGCCAGGCAATTTGAAGAAATTTGGATCCACCCCAAGGATGCAGGACATCCTATTCCTCAAGATATTGAGCGCCGACGTGATGATACAAGGCTCATCGCAGCCCGTCAGAAGAATATGTATCCCTATGATTTGTATGTTGATATCCGGGAACCTGGGCCGGACGAACCAATGCCCATCATTCATCATCTTTACGATGGCCAAAAATTCGATCTTGGCGGACGTGTTATTACTGCCTACGAATGTCCTGGACATTCGGTCGGACAAATGATGTTCCTTGACGAGCAATCTCGTTCACTCTTCTGCGGTGATGCCCTTAACTACAATCTTGGTATGCGGGCAACCAGTATTGAGGTAGCAGTACAATCATTGGAACGAATTAGGGATTTAGGATCATACTATGATGGGATCTATAATGGGCACCATGATTTTAGAGCATTGGGGAAGCCTCTAGGTGATGATTGTCTTCCTACTGCAATCGAGATTTGTCATGACTTGTTAGAAGGCACGGCAACACCAATAATGGTCCCAAGTTTCTGGGGTCCTGAACGGCCTGGTAGATTGATGGTTCAGAAAGGCAAGAACTATATCGCATTCGATCCAGACAATATTCATGAGAAAAAGTGA
- a CDS encoding putative immunity protein, whose protein sequence is MRDPNFVARHRGGLLSDVDHRLLMKWALAMAEHLALYLAVPIDPVLIEAMQVGRQWSEGKVGTGAAMKASRVVHKHAQGITDPAYKLFCRSVGQAVATAHMADHSMGPVYYGKKLVKVLGLDERQELAWQLANLHQLSPSLVPLVEQTLSDKGIVCSSHDEHDD, encoded by the coding sequence ATGCGTGATCCCAATTTTGTTGCCCGACACCGGGGTGGCTTGCTCTCTGATGTCGATCATCGCTTGTTGATGAAGTGGGCCCTCGCCATGGCTGAACATCTTGCTTTGTATCTTGCCGTCCCCATCGACCCTGTTCTCATTGAAGCGATGCAGGTTGGAAGGCAGTGGAGTGAGGGCAAAGTCGGAACCGGAGCAGCAATGAAGGCAAGCCGGGTGGTACACAAGCATGCTCAAGGTATTACAGACCCAGCCTACAAACTCTTCTGTCGCAGTGTAGGGCAGGCGGTTGCCACCGCCCACATGGCCGACCACAGCATGGGGCCTGTGTATTACGGAAAGAAGTTGGTCAAGGTGCTTGGTTTGGATGAAAGGCAGGAGCTGGCTTGGCAGCTTGCAAACCTGCACCAACTCAGCCCAAGCCTTGTTCCCTTGGTAGAGCAGACCCTTTCGGATAAAGGTATTGTCTGTTCAAGCCATGATGAACATGATGACTGA
- a CDS encoding DUF6922 domain-containing protein, producing MKYLDDWKNHSHLRISPAILWEYNLARFDWEKMCKTVVLRVIQHGTKDDWYAMLNLYGGKKQVADIMRHIKHIPARDASYAAIVLEIDKKELSCCTPRV from the coding sequence ATGAAGTACTTGGACGACTGGAAAAACCATTCCCACTTAAGAATATCTCCTGCGATACTATGGGAGTATAATCTTGCAAGATTCGATTGGGAGAAAATGTGTAAGACGGTAGTACTAAGGGTTATCCAACATGGCACCAAGGATGATTGGTATGCAATGTTGAACCTGTACGGGGGAAAGAAACAGGTGGCGGATATCATGAGGCACATCAAACATATTCCTGCAAGGGATGCCTCTTATGCGGCAATTGTACTTGAGATAGATAAGAAGGAGCTTTCATGCTGCACACCGAGAGTGTAG
- a CDS encoding DUF5655 domain-containing protein, which yields MTAEQFFTNFPRSHDLYTSVENAIIALGPYSVKITKSQIAFLAGKPFAYVWIPGRYQKGNTAPLVLSLPLSYRDETVVWKEVYQVRKSAYMHHKELWTAEDLDQKLIDLLAHIYQEVRSKHA from the coding sequence ATGACAGCTGAGCAATTCTTCACCAATTTCCCTCGCTCTCACGATCTCTACACTTCAGTGGAGAATGCAATTATCGCCCTTGGGCCTTATAGTGTGAAGATCACCAAGAGCCAGATTGCCTTCCTTGCTGGCAAGCCCTTTGCCTATGTGTGGATACCCGGTCGCTACCAAAAGGGAAATACTGCTCCCTTGGTGCTCAGCCTGCCTCTATCCTATAGGGATGAAACAGTAGTGTGGAAAGAAGTCTATCAGGTGCGAAAGAGTGCCTATATGCACCATAAAGAGCTTTGGACGGCTGAAGATCTTGACCAGAAGCTTATCGATTTGCTTGCACACATCTATCAGGAAGTGAGGAGCAAGCATGCGTGA
- a CDS encoding ABC transporter permease: MIRYIIKRILWMIPVILGVAIFIFSLMYFVPGDPAAIILGSDATELELNLLREKLGFNEPFLTRLVEYLANVFLRFDFGESYITHNSITTELVRRMPYTFTLAVLCMLISVAGGVPLGVNAAVHQNKWGDRISMLIALAGVSIPAFWLGLMLVLLFSLKLGWLPAYGIGGIQYFILPAIANSLGQLAMLARQSRSSMLEVIRSDYIVTAHAKGQTKNKVIYKHALPNALIPIVTVAGSNFGRSLGGTVIIENVFSMPGIGSYMVTAINQRDYLVVQGSVILLAVSFCFIILLVDILYAFIDPRIKAQYEGVARRKKHV, encoded by the coding sequence ATGATTAGGTATATTATCAAGCGAATACTCTGGATGATTCCAGTAATTCTGGGTGTCGCGATATTTATTTTCTCGCTTATGTATTTCGTCCCAGGAGACCCTGCAGCTATCATCCTGGGTTCTGATGCAACCGAATTGGAATTAAACCTATTACGAGAGAAATTGGGATTCAATGAGCCATTTCTTACTAGATTAGTTGAATATCTTGCAAATGTATTCTTGCGGTTTGATTTTGGTGAATCATATATAACTCATAATAGTATCACCACCGAATTGGTTCGACGTATGCCTTATACTTTTACTCTTGCAGTGCTTTGCATGCTTATTTCCGTGGCTGGTGGTGTTCCCCTTGGTGTGAATGCGGCGGTACATCAAAACAAATGGGGTGACAGAATCAGCATGCTGATTGCACTTGCTGGTGTATCCATACCTGCATTTTGGCTGGGTTTGATGCTGGTATTGCTATTCTCATTGAAACTAGGTTGGCTGCCGGCTTATGGAATTGGGGGAATTCAATATTTCATTCTTCCCGCAATTGCAAACTCGCTAGGACAATTGGCCATGCTTGCAAGACAAAGCAGATCTAGTATGCTTGAAGTCATTCGCTCGGATTATATCGTTACAGCTCATGCTAAAGGACAGACCAAAAACAAGGTAATTTATAAGCACGCGCTGCCTAATGCATTAATACCAATTGTAACAGTTGCCGGAAGCAATTTTGGTAGATCTCTCGGTGGAACCGTAATTATCGAAAATGTATTTTCTATGCCTGGAATAGGGTCCTATATGGTAACTGCTATCAATCAACGCGATTACTTGGTAGTCCAAGGGTCCGTTATTCTTCTGGCAGTCAGTTTCTGCTTCATAATCCTTCTCGTTGATATTTTGTACGCTTTTATCGACCCCAGAATCAAAGCTCAGTACGAGGGTGTTGCAAGGAGAAAGAAGCATGTCTAG
- a CDS encoding ABC transporter permease translates to MSRNSNSKAIIKRLMKNKAAMFGLALFVILIFLSLVSPFIMKYSYFEMNPSAMLEGPSWEHPFGTDDLGRDVLSRILYGGRYSLSIGISSVVVALSISMVVGSIAGYFGGKIDNIIMRLLDIIQSVPGILLTIAISSAFGSGFDKTVLAIGLAQIPSFARILRAAIMNIRKMEYLEAAEAIGAKRYRIIFVHVLPNAMAPLIVSATMWIANTMLIAASLSFVGLGVQPPTPEWGAMLSAGRAYIRDYPHLVIFPGLFIAITVLGLNMFGDGLRDACDPKLKN, encoded by the coding sequence ATGTCTAGAAATAGCAATTCAAAAGCAATCATCAAGCGCTTGATGAAGAATAAGGCCGCCATGTTTGGACTTGCTTTATTTGTCATCTTAATTTTCCTATCCTTGGTATCTCCATTCATTATGAAGTACTCGTACTTCGAGATGAATCCGAGTGCTATGTTGGAAGGACCCTCATGGGAACATCCCTTCGGTACCGACGACCTGGGACGAGATGTCTTAAGTCGAATTCTGTATGGGGGAAGATACTCACTGAGTATTGGAATATCATCAGTAGTTGTAGCGTTGTCCATCAGTATGGTTGTAGGATCTATAGCCGGGTATTTCGGAGGAAAAATCGATAATATTATTATGCGACTATTGGATATAATTCAATCTGTACCAGGTATCCTGTTAACAATAGCCATCTCTTCAGCGTTTGGATCGGGATTTGACAAGACGGTGCTTGCTATCGGTTTAGCTCAAATTCCCTCATTTGCGAGAATTCTGCGAGCCGCAATCATGAATATCCGAAAAATGGAGTATCTTGAGGCTGCCGAGGCAATCGGAGCAAAACGATATCGGATAATCTTTGTGCATGTATTGCCCAATGCCATGGCCCCTTTGATTGTTTCAGCAACCATGTGGATTGCAAATACTATGCTGATTGCAGCTTCCTTGAGTTTCGTTGGCCTTGGAGTCCAACCTCCGACTCCTGAATGGGGAGCCATGCTTTCAGCAGGAAGGGCTTATATACGCGACTACCCACATCTGGTGATTTTCCCAGGGCTGTTCATTGCAATTACAGTTCTTGGCCTAAATATGTTCGGAGATGGCCTTCGAGATGCTTGTGACCCGAAACTTAAGAATTAG
- a CDS encoding MFS transporter has product MKVREQSVGKMVTKDRTIFNRMFVVIMVIAFFNYNSSTMLSITLPKYANELGASAQAVGLLAGIFAMCALLMRPFSGQIVDNENKLVMLRVCLSVILVSLFGLTVSDKYWMLLVFRGLNGFAWGVGSTLMMTLASSCFSATNMATGIGIYGIGQTLARTVAPMFAFPFANRFGYNNLYYVNVALMTICLLLTFFLKIEYTPPQKRKYSIKLKDIVYFPAILPASVILCNSVTKGSINAFLVIYALDMGIENIGIYFTIQAITVFAFRPLVSWLSDRFGTLKVLIPCELCIIVAMLVISSAQSVLYFIIASILMGLALAGEQPILMAECVKSAPSEKRGSASNTSYIGVDVGVFIGSNIAGFFVAYAGYKNMFLGMTIPVIIATILYYVLVNKRKKHA; this is encoded by the coding sequence GTGAAAGTAAGAGAGCAATCGGTCGGAAAAATGGTAACTAAAGATCGAACAATTTTCAATAGAATGTTTGTAGTGATCATGGTCATTGCATTCTTTAATTACAACTCTAGCACAATGCTATCAATAACATTGCCGAAATATGCAAATGAATTGGGAGCAAGTGCTCAAGCTGTTGGCCTCTTGGCGGGAATTTTCGCGATGTGTGCACTGTTGATGCGACCCTTCTCTGGTCAGATAGTGGATAACGAGAATAAACTGGTTATGCTGCGGGTTTGCCTATCCGTAATCTTGGTCTCCCTATTTGGGCTAACCGTTTCCGACAAATACTGGATGCTGCTTGTATTCAGGGGCTTGAACGGATTCGCTTGGGGCGTTGGTTCTACGTTGATGATGACACTCGCTTCTTCTTGTTTCTCTGCAACCAATATGGCTACCGGTATTGGAATCTATGGGATAGGGCAGACTTTGGCACGTACTGTTGCTCCGATGTTTGCTTTTCCCTTTGCAAACCGGTTTGGATACAACAATCTGTATTATGTAAATGTAGCCTTGATGACAATCTGTCTACTTCTCACGTTCTTCTTGAAGATTGAATATACACCGCCTCAAAAAAGGAAGTACTCAATCAAACTCAAGGATATTGTATATTTTCCTGCGATTCTTCCCGCTTCTGTCATTCTCTGTAATTCTGTAACAAAAGGGTCCATCAATGCATTCTTGGTAATTTATGCTCTTGATATGGGAATTGAGAATATCGGTATCTATTTCACTATCCAGGCAATCACAGTTTTTGCTTTCAGGCCATTGGTATCTTGGTTGTCTGATCGCTTTGGAACGTTGAAGGTTTTAATTCCTTGCGAGCTTTGCATCATTGTCGCCATGTTGGTAATTTCAAGTGCTCAATCGGTTTTATACTTTATCATAGCATCCATTCTCATGGGTTTGGCTCTTGCTGGTGAACAACCGATTTTAATGGCGGAATGTGTTAAATCCGCTCCATCAGAGAAAAGGGGAAGTGCAAGCAATACCAGTTATATCGGTGTGGATGTTGGTGTATTCATCGGTAGTAATATTGCTGGATTTTTCGTTGCCTATGCAGGATATAAAAACATGTTCCTAGGGATGACGATTCCTGTGATCATTGCAACTATTCTATATTATGTGCTTGTGAATAAAAGAAAAAAGCATGCATGA
- a CDS encoding DUF523 domain-containing protein, which translates to MQQKQIVITEKLPIGISLCAMGGPVRYNGKGIDVLTALGREKNDFTFFPVCPECQAGLGVTRDPVHLSGGNGEQVWTGEAEVKNRSGKLVTREMKQGCLECLEVLKRSGVNAFIYMDGSPSCGVYRTTLKSTKRGNPPGVFGSLLLDEGFFLIPSSDLQSPLKWWDWRRRLLAFHWFANHPLHSMQELYETWYVLKFLCQELDNTWAREMGRTLAGLSKGDFAQFEPTFRAQVLDLLRRPSTTVKITNSLWKHYSHYRKKKGKKVEEINSPDFKRNVTTIAKELSRMERTALEDDFLFGASPVIYRDQHRMKALEQQKEMEQEV; encoded by the coding sequence GTGCAGCAAAAACAAATTGTCATTACAGAAAAGCTTCCCATAGGCATCAGCTTGTGCGCCATGGGTGGACCGGTTCGGTACAACGGAAAGGGCATCGATGTTCTTACTGCCTTGGGCAGGGAGAAAAACGACTTCACCTTCTTCCCTGTCTGTCCTGAATGCCAGGCAGGACTTGGAGTCACCCGCGACCCGGTGCACCTTAGCGGTGGCAATGGGGAGCAGGTCTGGACCGGAGAGGCCGAAGTGAAGAACCGTTCGGGAAAGCTGGTGACCAGGGAGATGAAACAAGGTTGTCTGGAGTGTTTGGAAGTACTCAAGCGTTCTGGTGTCAACGCCTTCATCTACATGGATGGGAGCCCCTCCTGCGGGGTGTATCGAACTACCCTCAAGAGTACCAAGCGGGGCAATCCACCCGGTGTATTCGGCTCCCTATTGCTGGACGAGGGGTTCTTCCTCATTCCCTCGAGCGACCTGCAAAGCCCGCTGAAATGGTGGGACTGGAGAAGAAGACTGCTTGCCTTCCACTGGTTTGCCAACCACCCCCTGCACTCGATGCAGGAGCTCTATGAGACATGGTATGTACTGAAGTTCCTCTGCCAAGAACTGGACAATACCTGGGCAAGGGAGATGGGACGAACCCTCGCAGGTCTTTCCAAAGGTGACTTCGCACAATTCGAGCCGACCTTCCGCGCCCAAGTGCTCGACCTGCTTCGCCGCCCTTCCACTACGGTGAAAATCACCAACAGCCTTTGGAAGCACTACTCCCACTACCGCAAAAAGAAGGGCAAGAAAGTCGAGGAGATCAACAGCCCGGACTTCAAGCGCAACGTAACGACCATCGCCAAGGAGCTGAGCAGGATGGAGCGCACCGCCTTGGAGGACGACTTCCTCTTCGGTGCAAGTCCCGTCATCTATCGGGACCAACACCGCATGAAGGCTCTTGAACAGCAGAAAGAGATGGAGCAAGAGGTGTAG
- a CDS encoding amidohydrolase family protein, whose product MGSHPDFALDNSLMMGFYEQIAAKKGVLVFDLGSPGDGSHQPKAISNIAKQFPALEVVVCHLASPRRHHKIELTEALQTMKAENIHFDLAALHHKVRPEDYPFPTAQAFINLAKNIAGSEHLMWGTDAPSTLVQYSYQQLLDYQLALFSEKEQKMVFHDNAQRLYFS is encoded by the coding sequence ATGGGAAGCCACCCCGACTTTGCCTTGGACAACAGTCTGATGATGGGTTTCTACGAGCAGATTGCAGCAAAGAAGGGAGTCCTGGTCTTCGACCTGGGAAGCCCGGGCGACGGTTCCCACCAGCCCAAGGCCATCAGCAACATTGCAAAGCAATTTCCTGCTCTTGAAGTGGTCGTCTGCCATCTGGCGAGCCCCAGAAGGCATCACAAGATAGAGCTTACTGAAGCCCTCCAAACCATGAAAGCAGAGAACATACACTTCGACCTGGCAGCCCTGCACCACAAGGTGCGCCCTGAAGACTATCCCTTCCCAACCGCACAGGCGTTCATCAACTTGGCAAAGAACATAGCAGGCTCAGAACACCTGATGTGGGGAACCGATGCCCCTTCAACTTTGGTGCAGTACAGCTACCAACAGCTGCTCGATTACCAGTTGGCTCTCTTCAGTGAAAAAGAGCAGAAAATGGTGTTTCATGACAATGCACAGCGGCTGTATTTTTCATGA
- a CDS encoding ABC transporter ATP-binding protein produces MAPVVEVKNLCKYFNSRRGLLHAVDGVTFSIDAGKTTGVVGESGCGKSTLGRTIIHLLDSTSGDVFYKGRNITNVRGNELRQLRHQMQIIFQDPYSSLNPRMTVEATIMEPLKLYERMTKAEMQKETDRIMELVGIENRLRMAYPHELDGGRRQRVGIGRALSLKPDFIVCDEPVSSLDVSIQAQILNLLQDLQDEFDLTYMFVTHNMSVVRHVSDNICVMYLGQMVETSPVNELFDTPLHPYTKALLSAIPSTDIDNQKELEIIEGELTSPINPKPGCRFAKRCKFAVDACHQPQKLEELLPKHFCACCRARELNGL; encoded by the coding sequence ATGGCACCAGTTGTTGAGGTAAAAAATCTTTGTAAATATTTTAATTCCCGTCGTGGATTGTTGCATGCTGTTGATGGGGTGACATTCTCGATTGACGCAGGGAAAACTACCGGCGTTGTAGGTGAATCAGGATGTGGAAAATCTACCTTAGGAAGAACAATTATTCATCTTTTAGACAGTACAAGCGGCGATGTGTTCTATAAAGGTAGGAATATTACCAATGTCAGGGGTAATGAATTGAGGCAATTACGTCACCAGATGCAAATTATATTCCAAGATCCTTATTCGTCCCTAAACCCAAGGATGACAGTTGAGGCAACGATAATGGAACCTCTCAAACTTTATGAACGTATGACCAAGGCAGAAATGCAGAAAGAAACCGACAGGATTATGGAATTGGTCGGCATAGAAAATAGACTGCGGATGGCATATCCACATGAATTGGATGGTGGAAGGCGTCAGCGAGTAGGTATCGGAAGAGCACTTTCACTGAAGCCGGATTTCATCGTCTGTGACGAACCTGTTTCTTCTCTTGATGTTTCTATCCAAGCCCAGATATTGAACCTCTTACAAGATTTACAGGATGAGTTCGATTTGACGTATATGTTTGTCACTCACAACATGTCCGTCGTTCGGCACGTTTCGGATAATATTTGCGTTATGTATTTAGGACAAATGGTTGAGACAAGCCCTGTGAATGAATTGTTTGATACACCGTTGCATCCATATACAAAAGCTTTACTCTCAGCAATTCCTTCAACTGATATTGATAACCAGAAAGAACTTGAAATTATTGAAGGGGAGTTGACATCTCCAATCAATCCCAAGCCTGGTTGTAGATTTGCCAAACGCTGCAAGTTCGCTGTTGATGCATGTCATCAACCACAGAAACTGGAAGAATTGCTCCCAAAACACTTCTGTGCTTGTTGCAGAGCACGGGAGCTGAATGGATTATAA